In Salvia miltiorrhiza cultivar Shanhuang (shh) unplaced genomic scaffold, IMPLAD_Smil_shh original_scaffold_287_1, whole genome shotgun sequence, a single genomic region encodes these proteins:
- the LOC131003888 gene encoding uncharacterized protein LOC131003888, whose protein sequence is MENYNYEFEAEIPEEDPLVGGRGRGRGRGRGRRRGCGRGRGCGGQEGGYDYENPVPPVIPDRTAAEKFRKEKPPTFDGMGGPEDAERWIRAVERIFHYINCEDNEKVKCATYQLVDEADFWWESVKNTMTEEQLGELTWAEFKTKLFEKYVPECYRQRKQNEFWNLKQRNMTVSEYDRTFNQLSRYAPHLVDTDEKRTEKFRNGLRHEISIVLASQGGLTYGQTLNRALTIESLLPKEKAKAPAQAAHPPQPGQASHSDVGKGKRKWEEGENFEHGRRPWAGNQGRNYNQQQQAPQRRPCPRCNKVHQGECLRIAIRNFGNPPRNPGNQQRNPANQPRQNQGPGGNQRPPQNARAYALNQQQAAQGQRNLAGMINVLATPVIALFDTGASHSFISHATCKMLNLTPELTQESLDISTPGGGKMTTKHVLLNLELNIGADTLRADLYVISMIEFDIILGMGWLTKTSATIRCDERKISFHIPGGGEANFHGIRMGAKVPIVSAMKATRMLRKGNCQAYLVHLTMQLEKEKTIDEVPIVKDFPDVFPKELPGLPPDRQLEFTIDLEPGAAPVSKAPYRMAPPELQELKMQLQELLDLGFIRPSVSPWGAPVLFVKKKDGSLRMCIDYRELNKLTIKNKYPPSQD, encoded by the exons ATGGAAAACTACAATTATGAATTCGAGGCTGAGATCCCAGAGGAGGATCCCCTCGTCGGTGGACGTGGACGCGGACGTGGTCGTGGTCGTGGTCGTAGACGGGGATGTGGGCGCGGCAGAGGATGCGGAGGCCAAGAAGGAGGATATGACTATGAAAACCCTGTACCTCCAGTAATTCCTGATCGCACTGCCGCCGAAAAATTTAGGAAGGAGAAACCCCCGACTTTCGACGGAATGGGTGGACCCGAAGACGCTGAGAGATGGATAAGGGCGGTGGAACGAATCTTCCACTACATAAACTGTGAGGACAATGAAAAGGTTAAGTGCGCCACGTACCAACTCGTGGACGAggcagatttctggtgggagtCGGTGAAGAACACCATGACTGAGGAACAGCTTGGGGAGCTAACATGGGCAGAATTTAAGACCAAGTTATTTGAGAAATATGTACCAGAGTGCTACCGTCAAAGAAAGCAAAACGAATTTTGGAATCTGAAGCAGAGAAACATGACGGTGTCTGAGTATGACCGGACTTTCAACCAATTATCCCGTTATGCTCCACACCTGGTGGACACAGATGAAAAGCGGACAGAAAAATTCCGAAATGGTCTGCGCCATGAAATTTCAATCGTCCTTGCAAGCCAAGGAGGCCTCACCTATGGCCAAACCTTGAACAGGGCACTCACCATCGAGTCACTATTGCCTAAGGAGAAGGCAAAGGCCCCTGCCCAAGCTGCTCACCCACCACAGCCTGGCCAAGCATCACACTcggatgtgggaaaagggaagagaaaatgggaagaAGGAGAAAATTTTGAACACGGGAGGAGGCCGTGGGCAGGCAACCAGGGACGAAACTACAATCAACAGCAGCAAGCCCCACAAAGGCGACCATGCCCGAGGTGCAACAAGGTTCACCAAGGAGAGTGCCTAAGGATAGCGATC AGGAACTTTGGGAATCCCCCAAGAAACCCGGGGAATCAGCAACGGAACCCGGCCAACCAACCAAGACAAAATCAGGGTCCGGGTGGAAACCAGAGGCCGCCACAGAatgctagggcctatgcccttaaTCAGCAGCAGGCAGCACAAGGCCAGAGAAACCTAGCAGGTATGATAAATGTACTCGCAACACCTGTTATAGCCTTGTTCGACACAGGGGCATCCCATTCTTTTATTTCACATGCTACCTGCAAAATGCTGAACCTGACCCCGGAACTAACCCAAGAGTCATTGGATATTAGCACCCCGGGAGGCGGAAAAATGACAACTAAGCATGTCCTTCTGAActtagaactgaacataggtgCTGACACGCTTAGGGCTGACCTATATGTTATCTCCATGATAGAATTTGACATAATCTTAGGAATGGGCTGGCTCACCAAAACAAGTGCCACAATCCGTTGCGACGAAAGAAAAATCTCATTCCATATACCAGGAGGTGGTGAAGCTAACTTTCATGGGATCCGGATGGGAGCCAAGGTTCCAATAGTCTCCGCCATGAAAGCCACCAGAATGCTGAGAAAGGGGAACTGCCAGGCATACCTAGTTCACCTAACAATGCAGCTCGAAAAAGAAAAGACGATCGATGAAGTTCCAATTGTTAAAGATTTCCCAGATGTCTTTCCTAAGGAGTTACCTGGCCTACCACCAGATCGGCAACTGGAATTTACAATTGACTTGGAGCCTGGAGCTGCACCGGTGTCGAAAGcgccatacagaatggccccacCAGAGCTACAAGAATTAAAAATGCAACTGCAGGAGTTGTTAGACCTGGGTTTTATACGGCCTAGTGTGTCACCttggggagcaccagtcttgttcgtcaaaaagaaggatggctcGTTGAGGATGTGTATTGACTACCGAGAACTCaacaagctcacgataaagaataaGTACCCCCCTTCCCAGGATTGA